A window of Thermus filiformis contains these coding sequences:
- a CDS encoding branched-chain amino acid ABC transporter permease, giving the protein MTYLLQLLLSGVVVGLIYALAALGFVLIYKASRVVNFAQGQFIAIGAFLAYWALTALGVSFLLAFALALALTALLGFGVERLFLKRLVGQPIISVIMVTIGLASFLDGVIHLTPYGAGNYSYPAFLPPGGLSFLGVTVSYAQLLAVLFTLGFLLLFTWFFQRSTLGIAMRSVADDQMAAMSLGVSVERVFALAWAAAGLTAAAAGLVVGTVSGLNLDGLTHIGLKVFPAVILGGLDSIPGAVVGGILIGVLENLASGYLDLYVPGGGTRDVFPFLVLLLVLWFKPHGLFGTEEIERV; this is encoded by the coding sequence ATGACCTACCTCCTCCAGCTCCTCCTCTCGGGGGTGGTGGTGGGCCTCATCTACGCCCTGGCCGCCTTGGGCTTCGTCCTCATCTACAAGGCGAGCCGGGTGGTGAACTTCGCCCAGGGCCAGTTCATCGCCATCGGGGCCTTCCTCGCCTACTGGGCCCTGACCGCCTTGGGGGTTTCCTTCCTCTTGGCCTTTGCCTTGGCCCTGGCCCTCACCGCCCTTTTGGGCTTCGGCGTGGAGCGCCTCTTCCTGAAGCGGCTCGTGGGCCAGCCCATCATCTCGGTCATCATGGTCACCATCGGCCTGGCCTCCTTCCTGGACGGGGTCATCCACCTCACGCCCTACGGGGCCGGGAACTACAGCTACCCGGCCTTCCTGCCTCCGGGCGGCCTGAGCTTTCTGGGGGTGACCGTCTCCTACGCTCAGCTTCTGGCCGTCCTCTTTACCCTGGGCTTCCTCCTCCTCTTCACCTGGTTCTTCCAGCGCTCCACCCTGGGCATCGCCATGCGGAGCGTGGCCGACGACCAGATGGCGGCCATGAGCCTGGGGGTCTCGGTGGAGCGGGTCTTCGCCCTGGCCTGGGCGGCGGCGGGGCTCACGGCGGCCGCGGCGGGGCTGGTGGTGGGGACGGTCTCCGGCCTCAACCTGGACGGCCTCACCCACATCGGGCTCAAGGTCTTCCCGGCGGTGATCCTGGGCGGGCTGGACTCCATCCCCGGGGCGGTGGTGGGGGGCATCCTCATCGGCGTTCTGGAGAACCTGGCCTCGGGCTATCTGGACCTCTACGTCCCGGGCGGGGGGACGCGGGACGTCTTCCCCTTCTTGGTCCTGCTCCTGGTCCTTTGGTTCAAGCCCCACGGGCTTTTCGGTACGGAGGAGATTGAGCGCGTATGA
- a CDS encoding branched-chain amino acid ABC transporter permease — MRNPWAQTGNYKTRYEQDTSIFATHRELVSLLLFLGAMLLLPQFLSRTQVFILDLILVYSIAVLGLNITTGYAGLINIGQAAFMGVGAYTAALLAPAGLPFYLVLPAAGIAGAFFGYLVGIPSLRVKHLYLAMATLAFQVVFEWTVGHLPLLNQGGAMPLPRVSLLGYEVGFRNHYHFWYYVSFAVLVLLALFFRNLLRTKYGRALVAVRDNDRAADAMGMDPGRTKLFAFALGAFYAGVAGALYAYLSRAVVIEDYTLTVSIKLLAMAIVGGLGTLVGSFLGPAFLELLDVNMEALSGLIKALGFSVAGVDVASALRPLAFGLIIILFLMFEPRGLYNWWRLVRSYFRTWPFKY; from the coding sequence ATGAGGAACCCTTGGGCCCAGACCGGCAACTACAAGACCCGCTACGAGCAGGACACCAGCATCTTCGCCACCCACCGGGAGCTGGTCTCCCTCCTCCTCTTCCTGGGGGCGATGCTCCTCCTGCCCCAGTTCCTCTCCCGCACCCAGGTCTTCATCCTGGACCTGATCCTGGTCTACAGCATCGCCGTCTTGGGGCTCAACATCACCACGGGGTACGCCGGCCTCATCAACATCGGCCAGGCGGCCTTCATGGGGGTGGGGGCCTACACCGCGGCCCTTTTGGCCCCGGCGGGGCTTCCCTTCTACCTCGTGCTTCCCGCGGCGGGGATCGCCGGGGCCTTCTTCGGGTACCTGGTGGGCATCCCGAGCCTCCGGGTGAAGCACCTTTACCTGGCCATGGCCACCCTGGCCTTCCAGGTGGTCTTTGAGTGGACGGTGGGCCATCTTCCCCTCCTTAACCAGGGCGGGGCCATGCCCTTGCCCCGAGTAAGCCTCCTCGGGTACGAGGTGGGCTTCCGCAACCACTACCACTTCTGGTACTACGTGAGCTTTGCGGTCTTGGTCCTTCTCGCCCTCTTCTTCCGCAACCTCCTCAGGACCAAGTACGGCCGGGCTCTGGTGGCGGTGCGGGACAACGACCGGGCGGCGGACGCCATGGGCATGGATCCGGGGCGTACCAAGCTCTTCGCCTTCGCCCTGGGCGCCTTCTACGCCGGGGTGGCGGGGGCGCTTTACGCCTACCTCTCCCGGGCGGTGGTCATAGAGGACTACACCCTCACCGTCTCCATCAAGCTCCTGGCCATGGCCATCGTGGGGGGGCTTGGGACCCTGGTGGGGAGCTTTTTGGGCCCCGCCTTCCTCGAGCTTTTGGACGTGAACATGGAGGCCCTTTCGGGCCTCATCAAGGCCCTGGGCTTCAGCGTGGCCGGGGTGGACGTGGCCAGCGCCTTGAGGCCTTTGGCCTTCGGCCTCATCATCATCCTCTTCCTCATGTTTGAGCCCCGGGGGCTTTACAACTGGTGGAGGCTCGTGCGGAGCTACTTCCGCACTTGGCCGTTCAAGTACTAA
- a CDS encoding ABC transporter substrate-binding protein, with product MRRSIGVLLAIGFGLAQQQVTLFWSGAITGPTSDTGAPYGAAVEDYCRYANEQKLVPGVTFNCVVRDDQYNNANTQRFLEEAVDRFRIPLYLSYSTGANLQLKPLIQELKLPTLPASGHIELIDPPNNEYFFLPVSSYSEQVVALLEYIAKQKKGAKVALVVNPSPFGRAPVADARKAAQALGLQIVDVQEVGSGNLDNTALLKRFEGAGVEFIVHQNVAGPVANILKDAKKLGLDKKIRQLGAVYTGGNDLIALAGEAAEGFLWASPYYTVEEDTPGIRLQKTLTQRYNRPKVLAESHNYTAGLLAAAIGVEAIKRAQERFKRVTNETVYQALIGMNGPNAFKPGLAVSTKQGIEIDFTKSERTGAEGLRILEAKGGKFVPITEPFTSALFRKVHYGK from the coding sequence ATGCGGAGGAGTATAGGCGTTCTTCTGGCCATCGGCTTTGGGCTGGCGCAACAGCAGGTGACCCTCTTCTGGTCGGGGGCCATCACCGGGCCCACCTCGGACACGGGGGCCCCTTACGGGGCGGCGGTGGAGGACTACTGCCGCTACGCCAACGAGCAGAAGCTGGTCCCCGGCGTCACCTTCAACTGCGTGGTGCGGGACGACCAGTACAACAACGCCAACACCCAGCGCTTCCTGGAGGAGGCGGTGGACCGGTTCAGGATCCCCCTCTACCTCTCCTACTCCACGGGGGCCAACCTCCAGCTCAAGCCCCTGATCCAGGAGCTGAAGCTGCCCACCCTGCCCGCCTCCGGCCACATAGAGCTCATTGACCCCCCCAACAACGAGTACTTCTTCCTGCCCGTCTCCAGCTACTCCGAGCAGGTGGTGGCCCTTTTGGAGTACATCGCCAAGCAGAAGAAGGGGGCCAAGGTGGCCCTGGTGGTCAACCCCTCCCCCTTCGGCCGGGCCCCGGTGGCGGACGCCCGGAAGGCGGCCCAGGCCCTGGGCCTCCAGATTGTGGACGTGCAGGAGGTGGGGAGCGGCAACCTGGACAACACCGCCCTTCTCAAGCGCTTTGAGGGGGCCGGGGTGGAGTTCATCGTCCACCAGAACGTGGCGGGCCCGGTGGCCAACATCCTCAAGGACGCGAAGAAGCTGGGCCTGGACAAGAAGATCCGCCAGCTGGGGGCGGTCTACACGGGCGGGAACGACCTCATCGCCCTGGCGGGGGAGGCGGCGGAGGGCTTCCTCTGGGCCAGCCCCTACTACACGGTGGAGGAGGACACCCCGGGCATCCGGCTGCAGAAGACCCTGACCCAGCGGTACAACCGCCCCAAGGTCCTGGCGGAAAGCCACAACTACACCGCCGGCCTCCTGGCCGCGGCCATCGGTGTGGAGGCCATCAAGCGGGCCCAGGAGCGGTTCAAGCGGGTCACTAACGAGACTGTCTACCAGGCCCTGATCGGCATGAACGGGCCCAACGCCTTCAAGCCGGGCCTGGCCGTCTCCACCAAGCAGGGGATTGAGATTGACTTCACCAAGAGCGAGCGCACCGGGGCCGAGGGGTTGAGGATCCTCGAGGCCAAGGGCGGCAAGTTCGTGCCCATCACCGAGCCCTTTACCTCGGCCCTCTTCCGCAAGGTGCACTACGGGAAGTGA
- a CDS encoding ABC transporter ATP-binding protein, which translates to MHPLRPEDLGEIQLLVNNIEVVYHDIILVLRGVSLKVPKGRITALLGPNGAGKTTTLRAISGLLVPEDGEVTRGEVFFEGKPIHNRPPEEIVRLGIVQVPEGRRVFKHLTVEENLKVGTLTRRGVNLKEELERVYHYFPRLKELRNRLAGYCSGGEQQMLAIGRALLARPRLLLLDEPSLGLAPLLVREIFDIVARINAEEGVTVLVVEQNARVALSVAHYGYIMESGRVVLEGDRAYLEENPDVQEFYLGLKGGGRKSFKEVKAYKRRKRFM; encoded by the coding sequence ATGCACCCCCTTCGTCCGGAAGACCTCGGCGAGATCCAGCTTCTGGTGAACAACATAGAGGTCGTCTACCACGACATCATCCTCGTCCTGCGGGGGGTATCCCTCAAGGTGCCCAAGGGCCGGATCACCGCCCTCTTGGGCCCCAACGGGGCGGGGAAGACCACCACCTTGAGGGCCATCTCCGGCCTTCTCGTCCCCGAGGACGGGGAGGTGACCCGGGGGGAGGTGTTCTTTGAGGGGAAGCCCATCCACAACCGCCCCCCCGAGGAGATCGTCCGGCTCGGCATCGTCCAGGTGCCGGAGGGGCGGCGGGTGTTCAAGCACCTGACGGTGGAGGAGAACCTGAAGGTGGGCACCCTCACCCGGCGGGGGGTGAACCTGAAGGAGGAGCTGGAGCGGGTCTACCACTACTTCCCCCGGCTTAAGGAGCTCCGCAACCGGCTGGCGGGGTACTGCTCCGGGGGGGAGCAGCAGATGCTGGCCATTGGGCGGGCCCTTTTGGCCAGGCCCCGCCTCCTCCTCCTGGACGAGCCCTCCCTGGGCCTGGCGCCCCTTCTGGTGCGGGAGATCTTTGACATCGTGGCCCGCATCAACGCCGAGGAGGGGGTGACGGTGCTGGTGGTAGAGCAGAACGCCCGGGTGGCCCTGTCCGTGGCCCACTACGGCTACATCATGGAGTCGGGGCGAGTGGTCTTGGAGGGGGACCGGGCCTACCTCGAGGAGAACCCGGACGTGCAGGAGTTCTACCTGGGGCTGAAGGGGGGTGGGCGCAAGAGCTTTAAGGAGGTCAAGGCCTACAAGCGCCGGAAGCGGTTCATGTGA
- a CDS encoding ArsR/SmtB family transcription factor, translating to MRETKLMESRLEALAHPARMAIVRLLAELPDEHTAWDPRCGTAYGVCFCHLKEKTGLSGPTVSHHLRILREAGLVEGVRVGRWTYFRLRPGALESLAQELLHLAQQGRRALEKAG from the coding sequence ATGAGGGAGACCAAGCTTATGGAAAGCCGCCTCGAGGCCCTGGCCCATCCGGCCCGGATGGCCATCGTCCGCCTCCTGGCCGAGCTCCCCGACGAACACACCGCCTGGGACCCCCGGTGCGGCACCGCCTACGGGGTCTGCTTCTGCCACCTCAAGGAGAAGACCGGGCTTTCCGGCCCCACGGTGAGCCACCACCTGAGGATCCTGCGGGAGGCCGGGCTGGTGGAGGGGGTGCGGGTGGGGCGCTGGACCTACTTCCGCCTCCGCCCCGGGGCCCTGGAGAGCCTGGCCCAGGAGCTCTTGCACCTGGCCCAGCAGGGACGAAGGGCCCTGGAAAAGGCGGGCTGA
- a CDS encoding arsenate reductase (azurin) small subunit, whose translation MTQTLTRRRFVQLTAAATALFTAGGKAQLWYAPSLTYPAVKVTNLSRVKTGQPITFNYPDASSPAILVKLGRPAIGGVGRERDIVAFSALCTHMGCPVQYEKGRFLCRCHYSMFDPAKAGQTYQGLASSWLPQIPLRIDGKGDIYAVAVQGLIWGRVKNV comes from the coding sequence ATGACGCAAACCCTTACGCGTAGGCGCTTCGTTCAGCTCACGGCGGCGGCCACCGCCCTCTTCACCGCCGGGGGAAAGGCCCAGCTCTGGTACGCCCCGAGCCTCACCTACCCGGCGGTGAAGGTGACCAACCTTTCCCGGGTGAAGACGGGCCAGCCCATCACCTTCAACTACCCGGACGCCTCCTCCCCCGCCATCCTGGTGAAGCTGGGCAGGCCCGCCATCGGGGGCGTGGGGCGGGAGCGGGACATCGTGGCCTTCTCCGCCCTTTGCACCCACATGGGCTGCCCCGTCCAGTACGAGAAGGGCCGGTTCCTCTGCCGCTGCCACTACTCCATGTTTGACCCGGCCAAGGCCGGCCAGACCTACCAGGGCCTGGCCAGCTCCTGGCTTCCCCAGATCCCCTTGCGCATTGACGGCAAGGGCGACATCTACGCCGTGGCCGTGCAGGGCCTCATCTGGGGCCGTGTGAAGAACGTGTAA
- a CDS encoding arsenate reductase (azurin) large subunit: MALIPRRDQLPIPPKNAKVYNQVCQYCTVGCGYKVYVWPVGEQGGPKPNQNAFGVDLTVPQPPLAGLSYTETMHAITVGRDGRQYHVVIVPAKDSPINRGDYSIRGGTNALTVWSLDRGTQDRLTYPLLRVGDQFQAITWQDALTLVAGVIKGIRDRDGNDDNIAVKCYDHGGSGQGFEDNYAAGKLFFAALSVKHMAIHNRPAYNSEVWGSRERGVHELNYTYEDARLADTIVLWGTNPYETATVFYVEHMLPNIQGATVAEKQAAFARGEPAEPGYLIVIDPRKTSSYTLAAQVAPDRVMLIRPNFGTDYILANAIARAVWERGYYDMAYLQARTDMGLFEEYKKKSLKLDMPYGEFMAWAERVTGVPRAQIEKAADWIAKPKAGRFKRRTLTIYEKGIIWNMKNYDQVAAIVQLAALTHNIGRPGTGCGRLGGHQEGYVRPPAPTPGSIYRGGPPVNVDKFLVEGKGKFYWVIATDPYLSTPNNQVFRKRIHERTEKLTKALGQGGEPGTVQERVRKILDALYADPDALFLVVQDIYMTETARDAHLILPAAGWGEANETSINCNSRLLRLYEKFMDPPGEAKPDWEIFKLVGLRIADLYRAEGRLEEAKKFEFGKNWKTDEDVFLAGAEEFKDNRVSEEDEAVLEAENYKGVTYKLLKELGQQGIQTPVRRDPKTGKLVGTVRRYTYRFGTEDGKFKWYGSDDWEGYPAEVAKYLEGEKARKYPFWVTTGRAQTIWQTAYHDRRLPEKAMALPLPYVEVNPEDAKRLGLQSGDLVEVYNEEGNGTFLVYVTDAVRPGDLFLVMYHWRGTSNSLVSGYTDPKTTIPWYKGTRAAIRKLAGAIPSVQQTASLLQQNKFD; encoded by the coding sequence ATGGCGCTCATTCCTAGGAGGGACCAGCTTCCCATCCCCCCCAAGAACGCCAAGGTCTACAACCAGGTCTGCCAGTACTGCACCGTGGGCTGCGGCTACAAGGTCTACGTCTGGCCGGTGGGCGAGCAGGGCGGGCCCAAGCCGAACCAGAACGCCTTCGGCGTGGACCTCACCGTCCCCCAGCCCCCCCTTGCGGGCCTGAGCTACACCGAGACCATGCACGCCATCACCGTGGGCCGGGACGGGCGCCAGTACCACGTGGTCATCGTCCCCGCCAAGGACAGCCCCATCAACCGCGGCGACTACTCCATCCGGGGCGGGACCAACGCCCTCACCGTCTGGAGCCTGGACCGGGGCACCCAGGACCGGCTCACCTACCCCCTCCTGCGGGTGGGGGACCAGTTCCAGGCCATCACCTGGCAGGACGCCCTGACCCTCGTCGCCGGGGTCATCAAGGGGATCCGCGACCGGGACGGGAACGACGACAACATCGCCGTGAAGTGCTACGACCACGGCGGCTCGGGCCAGGGGTTTGAGGACAACTACGCCGCGGGCAAGCTCTTCTTCGCCGCCCTCTCTGTGAAGCACATGGCCATCCACAACCGTCCCGCCTACAACTCCGAGGTCTGGGGCAGCCGCGAGCGGGGCGTGCACGAGCTCAACTACACCTACGAGGACGCCCGCCTGGCCGACACCATCGTCCTCTGGGGGACGAACCCCTACGAGACGGCCACCGTCTTCTACGTGGAGCACATGCTCCCCAACATCCAGGGGGCCACGGTGGCCGAGAAGCAGGCTGCCTTTGCGCGGGGCGAGCCCGCCGAACCCGGCTACCTCATCGTCATAGACCCCCGGAAGACCAGCTCCTACACCCTGGCCGCCCAGGTGGCCCCGGACCGGGTGATGCTCATCCGGCCCAACTTCGGCACGGACTACATCCTGGCCAACGCCATCGCCCGCGCCGTCTGGGAGCGGGGCTACTACGACATGGCCTACCTCCAGGCCCGCACGGACATGGGGCTCTTTGAGGAGTACAAGAAGAAGAGCCTCAAGCTGGACATGCCCTACGGCGAGTTCATGGCCTGGGCCGAGCGCGTCACCGGGGTGCCCCGGGCCCAGATTGAGAAGGCCGCCGACTGGATCGCCAAGCCCAAGGCGGGCCGCTTCAAGCGCCGCACCCTCACCATCTACGAGAAGGGCATCATCTGGAACATGAAGAACTACGACCAGGTGGCGGCCATCGTCCAGCTCGCCGCCCTCACCCACAACATCGGCCGGCCCGGCACGGGCTGCGGCCGCCTGGGCGGGCACCAGGAGGGGTACGTCCGGCCCCCCGCCCCCACCCCGGGCTCCATCTACCGGGGCGGGCCGCCGGTGAACGTGGACAAGTTCCTGGTGGAAGGGAAGGGCAAGTTCTACTGGGTCATCGCCACCGACCCCTACCTCTCCACCCCCAACAACCAGGTCTTCCGCAAGCGCATCCACGAGCGCACGGAGAAGCTCACCAAGGCCCTGGGCCAGGGCGGGGAGCCCGGCACGGTCCAGGAGCGGGTGCGGAAGATCCTGGACGCCCTCTACGCCGACCCCGACGCCCTCTTCCTGGTGGTGCAGGACATCTACATGACGGAGACCGCCCGGGACGCCCACCTGATCCTCCCCGCCGCCGGCTGGGGCGAGGCCAACGAGACCTCCATCAACTGCAACAGCCGCCTCCTCCGCCTCTACGAGAAGTTCATGGACCCGCCCGGGGAGGCCAAGCCTGATTGGGAGATCTTCAAGCTGGTGGGCCTGCGCATCGCCGACCTCTACCGGGCCGAGGGCAGGCTCGAGGAGGCCAAGAAGTTTGAGTTCGGCAAGAACTGGAAGACGGACGAGGACGTCTTCCTGGCCGGGGCGGAGGAGTTCAAGGACAACCGGGTGAGCGAGGAGGACGAGGCGGTCCTCGAGGCCGAGAACTACAAGGGGGTCACCTACAAGCTCCTCAAGGAGCTGGGCCAGCAGGGGATCCAGACCCCCGTGCGCCGCGACCCCAAGACCGGGAAGCTGGTGGGCACGGTGCGGCGCTACACCTACCGGTTCGGCACCGAGGACGGGAAGTTCAAGTGGTACGGCTCCGACGACTGGGAGGGCTACCCCGCCGAGGTGGCCAAGTACCTCGAGGGGGAGAAGGCGAGGAAGTACCCCTTCTGGGTCACCACCGGCCGGGCCCAGACCATCTGGCAGACCGCCTACCACGACCGCCGCCTGCCCGAGAAGGCCATGGCCCTCCCCCTGCCCTACGTGGAGGTGAACCCCGAGGACGCCAAGCGCCTGGGCCTCCAGTCGGGGGACCTGGTGGAGGTCTACAACGAGGAGGGGAACGGCACCTTCCTGGTCTACGTGACGGACGCGGTGCGGCCGGGGGACCTCTTCCTGGTCATGTACCACTGGCGGGGCACCTCCAACTCCCTGGTCTCCGGCTACACCGACCCCAAGACCACCATCCCCTGGTACAAGGGGACCCGGGCCGCCATCCGCAAGCTGGCGGGGGCCATCCCCTCGGTGCAGCAGACGGCGAGCCTCCTGCAGCAGAACAAGTTTGACTAA
- a CDS encoding YbgA family protein produces MEPFWPRPRVVVSACLGFAPVRYSGELIPDRVVRALAEHVEFVPVCPEVAIGLGVPRPTVRLVRGKDGVRMVQPRTGEDLTERMEGFSRGFLQGLGRVEGFLLKNRSPSCALKDAKVYAGLEGGVVERGPGLFARAVEEAFPLLPKEDEGRLSSARVRAHFFTRLFALARLRQVEDLPGLMAFHARYKLLLLAHSPKEARALGRLLGEAKGRPFPEVLRAYEEGFLRATRLPFRLPPMADALLHAFGHFKRALSPREKAHFLALLEDFRAERVPLEAPLALLHSWALRLGEGYLEAQALFAPYPRALMDLRTS; encoded by the coding sequence ATGGAACCCTTTTGGCCCCGGCCCCGCGTGGTGGTGAGCGCCTGCCTGGGCTTCGCCCCGGTGCGCTACTCGGGGGAGCTCATCCCCGACCGGGTGGTGCGGGCCCTGGCGGAGCACGTGGAGTTTGTGCCCGTCTGCCCCGAGGTGGCCATCGGCCTCGGCGTCCCCCGGCCCACGGTGCGCCTGGTGCGGGGGAAAGACGGGGTGCGCATGGTCCAGCCCAGGACGGGGGAGGACCTGACGGAGAGGATGGAGGGCTTCAGCCGGGGCTTCCTCCAGGGCCTGGGCCGGGTGGAGGGGTTCCTCCTCAAGAACCGCTCCCCTTCTTGCGCCCTGAAGGACGCCAAGGTCTACGCGGGCCTCGAGGGCGGGGTGGTGGAGCGGGGCCCTGGCCTCTTCGCCCGGGCGGTGGAGGAGGCCTTCCCCCTGCTTCCCAAGGAGGACGAGGGGAGGCTTTCCAGCGCCCGGGTGCGGGCCCATTTCTTCACCCGCCTCTTCGCCCTGGCCCGGCTCCGCCAGGTGGAGGACCTGCCGGGCCTTATGGCCTTCCACGCCCGCTACAAGCTCCTCCTTTTGGCCCATAGCCCCAAGGAGGCCCGGGCCCTGGGCCGGCTTTTGGGGGAGGCCAAGGGAAGGCCCTTTCCCGAGGTCCTCCGGGCCTACGAGGAGGGGTTCCTTAGGGCCACCCGGCTTCCCTTCCGCCTCCCCCCCATGGCCGACGCCCTCCTCCACGCCTTCGGCCACTTCAAGCGGGCCCTTTCCCCCCGGGAGAAGGCCCACTTCCTGGCCCTTTTGGAGGACTTCCGCGCCGAGCGGGTCCCCCTCGAGGCCCCCCTCGCCCTCCTCCACTCCTGGGCCCTCCGGCTGGGGGAGGGCTACCTCGAGGCCCAGGCCCTCTTCGCCCCCTATCCCCGGGCCCTCATGGACCTGAGGACCTCCTAG
- the fni gene encoding type 2 isopentenyl-diphosphate Delta-isomerase codes for MGTLERKRKHLEACLEGPVAYQRTTTGLEAYRLRYQALAGLALEEVDLTTSFLGKTLKAPFLIGAMTGGEEKGERINLALAEAAEALGVGMMLGSSRIVLERPEALRSFRVRKVAPRLLLVANLGLVQLSRYGRDDLLRLMELLEADALAFHVNPLQEAVQKGDTDFRGLVERLKALLPLPFPVLVKEVGHGLSRGAALALKGLPLAAVDVAGAGGTSWARVEEWVRYGEVRHPELCEIGIPTAQAILEVREVLPDTPLIASGGVYTGTDAVKALALGADLVAVARPLLRPALEGAERVQAWIADYLEEMRLALFAVGAKTPREARGRVEEAQPGPARRSSGP; via the coding sequence TTGGGCACGCTGGAGAGGAAGCGGAAGCACCTCGAGGCCTGCCTGGAGGGCCCGGTGGCCTACCAGAGGACCACCACGGGCCTCGAGGCCTACCGGCTCCGCTACCAGGCCCTCGCGGGCCTCGCCCTGGAGGAGGTGGACCTCACCACCTCCTTCCTGGGCAAGACCCTGAAGGCCCCCTTCCTCATCGGGGCCATGACCGGGGGGGAGGAGAAGGGGGAGAGGATCAACCTGGCCCTGGCCGAGGCGGCGGAGGCCCTCGGCGTGGGCATGATGCTGGGCTCGAGCCGCATCGTCCTGGAAAGGCCTGAGGCCCTGAGAAGCTTCCGGGTACGGAAGGTGGCCCCAAGGCTCCTCCTGGTGGCCAACCTGGGCCTGGTTCAGCTTTCCCGCTACGGCCGGGACGACCTCCTAAGGCTCATGGAGCTTCTGGAGGCGGACGCCCTGGCCTTCCACGTGAACCCCCTGCAGGAGGCGGTGCAGAAGGGGGACACGGACTTTAGGGGGCTTGTGGAGCGCCTTAAGGCCCTCCTTCCCCTCCCCTTTCCCGTCCTGGTCAAGGAGGTGGGGCACGGGCTTTCCCGGGGAGCGGCCCTGGCCCTAAAAGGGCTCCCCTTGGCGGCGGTGGACGTGGCCGGGGCCGGGGGGACGAGCTGGGCCCGGGTGGAGGAGTGGGTGCGCTACGGGGAGGTGCGCCACCCGGAGCTTTGCGAGATCGGCATCCCCACGGCCCAGGCGATCCTCGAGGTGCGGGAGGTCCTCCCCGACACCCCCCTCATCGCCTCCGGGGGGGTGTACACGGGCACGGACGCGGTGAAGGCCCTGGCCCTGGGGGCCGACCTGGTGGCGGTGGCCCGGCCCCTCCTGCGGCCGGCCCTGGAGGGAGCAGAAAGGGTCCAGGCCTGGATCGCGGACTACCTGGAGGAGATGCGGCTTGCCCTCTTCGCCGTGGGGGCCAAGACCCCAAGGGAGGCCCGGGGCCGGGTGGAGGAGGCCCAGCCGGGCCCCGCTAGGAGGTCCTCAGGTCCATGA